A portion of the Corynebacterium ammoniagenes DSM 20306 genome contains these proteins:
- a CDS encoding MFS transporter, with the protein MKNTESTSPDLEHLPKLEQAKVPREIWVLVVAAFIIALGYGLIAPLLPQFIVSFDVSMAAAGLVVSIFSVSRLIMAPGAGVLVDKIGTRAVYITGLLVVAVTTGLVAGAIEYWHIILLRALAGFGSAMFTVSAMGLIVKIAPPSIRGKCSAIYGTAFLIGNIVGPIVGAALSFLGFRWPFLIYGVGVALAALVVWIMMPRVKEGTEKDSSVKPPMKLREAWGDTAFRAALTSNFAHGWANMGVRVSVVPLFAAAVFNNGSAIAGFALAAYAFGTAVVLQVSGRLADTIGRRPLIIGGLTGTAVFVGVFGFADSPLILIILSALAGAAGGFANPSQQAVIADVIGNERSGGQVLSAFQMAMDLGSIGGPIIVGMLADLYGFKIAFGVCGVLSLVGVIAWIFARESLENPKPILRRLPKA; encoded by the coding sequence ATGAAAAATACTGAATCTACCTCCCCGGATCTCGAACATTTACCGAAGTTGGAACAGGCAAAAGTTCCGCGGGAAATCTGGGTACTCGTAGTTGCGGCGTTCATTATCGCCTTGGGCTATGGATTAATCGCTCCGCTGCTGCCGCAATTTATCGTCTCCTTTGACGTTTCTATGGCTGCGGCCGGCTTGGTAGTTTCGATTTTCTCAGTCAGCCGTTTGATTATGGCGCCTGGGGCCGGAGTCTTGGTGGACAAGATTGGCACCCGCGCTGTGTACATCACCGGCCTTTTGGTCGTTGCGGTGACCACGGGGCTAGTCGCCGGAGCGATTGAATATTGGCACATCATCTTGCTGCGCGCTTTGGCAGGCTTCGGCTCGGCGATGTTTACAGTCTCTGCGATGGGGCTGATTGTAAAGATTGCGCCACCATCAATTCGCGGTAAATGTTCCGCAATTTATGGCACCGCATTTTTGATCGGCAATATCGTGGGGCCGATTGTGGGCGCGGCATTGTCTTTCCTAGGCTTCCGCTGGCCATTTTTGATCTACGGCGTGGGCGTTGCGCTGGCTGCCTTGGTGGTGTGGATTATGATGCCACGCGTTAAAGAGGGCACGGAGAAAGATTCCTCTGTCAAGCCTCCAATGAAGCTGCGTGAAGCCTGGGGTGACACGGCATTTCGTGCTGCGTTGACTTCCAATTTCGCCCACGGCTGGGCGAATATGGGCGTGCGTGTATCTGTGGTTCCACTGTTCGCAGCGGCTGTTTTTAATAATGGTTCCGCGATTGCAGGTTTTGCTTTGGCTGCGTACGCCTTCGGCACTGCAGTGGTCCTGCAAGTCTCAGGACGCCTCGCGGATACTATTGGCCGACGTCCACTGATTATCGGCGGGCTGACTGGCACTGCAGTCTTTGTGGGCGTCTTTGGTTTTGCCGACTCGCCACTAATTCTGATTATTCTTTCTGCGCTGGCAGGTGCCGCAGGTGGCTTTGCAAACCCATCCCAGCAGGCCGTGATTGCTGATGTTATCGGCAATGAACGCTCCGGCGGCCAAGTTTTATCAGCCTTTCAGATGGCTATGGACTTAGGGTCGATCGGCGGTCCGATCATCGTTGGCATGTTGGCGGATCTCTATGGATTCAAGATTGCCTTCGGGGTCTGCGGTGTTCTCTCACTAGTTGGTGTCATCGCCTGGATCTTTGCGCGTGAGTCGCTAGAAAACCCGAAGCCCATTCTTCGTCGCTTGCCGAAGGCTTAA
- a CDS encoding carboxylesterase/lipase family protein: MSSSDENSTSGQPQSPGDYSFDQVECEISVSAAKAEAEAAHRRAHEAIAAAAEQAQGEKLTIKTASGWVHGRMEETEGKLVRSWRGIPFGADTSGQHRFRAPRPAEPWEGIRYCNEFGPVAPQPTYSWQDRIIGSEDCLHLDVVRPNTDEKLPVVVYFHGGSFIVGSSHMLMLRGFQLTEAMNVVYVSINFRLGALGYLDLRSLSDDCVANPAVMDQLLALQWVQENIAAFGGDPDSVTAMGESAGGAAVLTLMTSPAAEGLFHRAIAQSSPIGMIHSRTQSTWWARELVKRMALPRGSTVDALREAKGDDIVRAGQSMMWRNGELLHLNSSYAPTVDGDLIPDHPLEVFARGKQMDVPLLIGTNSDEASFSKFVFQREHIRQRAAIRFLASYDEENAPKVVDAYDGGTDRSDFAELLADALFWAPSVRVAQSHVLKNSTWMYRFTYASKALKALGLGAMHSMELSNVFGDMSASRASLLLRLGSSEDMESLTALMQKHWANFIHFGRPGDDWPEYITSASQAKFDMADNAPAHRATMTFDVPHHVDYDPRRKRRQAWNDYNMLEWGLGRPDILAEIEFLLEGFGP, translated from the coding sequence ATGAGTAGTAGTGATGAGAATTCAACCAGTGGCCAACCACAATCACCGGGAGATTATTCCTTCGACCAGGTCGAATGTGAGATTTCCGTCAGCGCCGCGAAAGCCGAGGCAGAAGCTGCACACCGCCGCGCGCATGAAGCCATCGCGGCAGCGGCGGAGCAGGCTCAGGGCGAAAAACTCACCATCAAGACGGCGTCGGGTTGGGTACATGGACGCATGGAAGAAACCGAAGGAAAGCTGGTGCGCTCCTGGCGCGGAATTCCCTTTGGCGCCGATACTTCAGGCCAACATCGCTTCCGCGCGCCACGTCCCGCTGAGCCGTGGGAAGGCATTCGCTACTGCAATGAATTTGGGCCAGTAGCCCCACAACCGACCTACTCGTGGCAAGACCGCATCATCGGCAGTGAAGACTGCCTGCATTTAGATGTGGTGCGACCCAATACCGATGAAAAACTACCCGTCGTGGTGTATTTCCATGGCGGATCTTTTATCGTGGGCTCGTCGCACATGCTCATGCTGCGCGGCTTTCAACTGACAGAAGCGATGAATGTGGTCTACGTGTCCATCAACTTTCGCCTGGGCGCATTGGGGTATCTGGATTTGCGTTCGCTTTCCGATGACTGCGTGGCCAACCCGGCAGTCATGGATCAGCTCTTGGCGTTGCAGTGGGTTCAGGAAAACATCGCTGCCTTCGGTGGCGACCCCGATAGTGTCACGGCAATGGGGGAGTCCGCCGGTGGCGCTGCCGTATTGACGTTGATGACCAGCCCCGCGGCAGAAGGGCTTTTTCATCGCGCCATCGCGCAGTCTTCACCCATTGGCATGATTCACTCGCGGACGCAGTCGACGTGGTGGGCACGAGAACTGGTCAAACGCATGGCGCTGCCGCGCGGGTCAACGGTTGACGCATTGCGTGAGGCTAAAGGTGATGACATTGTGCGCGCCGGGCAGTCGATGATGTGGCGAAATGGCGAGCTTCTACACCTGAATTCTTCCTATGCGCCGACCGTGGATGGTGATTTAATCCCCGATCACCCGCTGGAGGTCTTCGCGCGCGGTAAGCAAATGGACGTTCCGCTGTTGATAGGTACCAACAGTGATGAAGCGAGCTTTTCTAAGTTCGTCTTTCAACGGGAACATATCCGGCAGCGCGCTGCTATCCGGTTCCTGGCTTCTTACGACGAAGAGAACGCGCCGAAAGTAGTCGACGCCTATGACGGTGGCACGGATCGCTCAGACTTTGCAGAATTGCTTGCCGATGCACTCTTTTGGGCACCTTCTGTCCGAGTTGCGCAATCGCATGTCCTGAAAAATTCCACGTGGATGTACCGGTTTACGTATGCATCGAAAGCTTTAAAGGCGTTGGGGCTGGGTGCCATGCACTCGATGGAGCTTTCCAATGTTTTCGGCGATATGAGCGCTTCGCGGGCGTCCTTGTTGCTGCGGTTGGGCAGCTCAGAAGACATGGAATCGCTGACGGCGTTGATGCAAAAGCATTGGGCCAACTTTATCCATTTCGGCCGGCCGGGCGATGATTGGCCGGAGTACATTACTTCCGCTTCGCAAGCCAAGTTCGACATGGCAGATAACGCCCCAGCGCATCGCGCAACAATGACTTTTGATGTCCCGCACCATGTGGATTATGACCCGCGCCGTAAACGCCGCCAGGCCTGGAATGACTACAACATGCTGGAATGGGGGCTGGGGCGTCCCGATATTTTGGCTGAAATTGAGTTCTTATTGGAAGGTTTCGGGCCATGA
- a CDS encoding multifunctional oxoglutarate decarboxylase/oxoglutarate dehydrogenase thiamine pyrophosphate-binding subunit/dihydrolipoyllysine-residue succinyltransferase subunit yields MRRAPAVSNSSIYGPNAWLIDEQFQQYSKDPNSVDKEWREFFEKNGAPKKQAEAAQSAPKASAKKDAPQQSKAKATEGEPTATKQAARKTVVDASAEEAKTIQKAPSPVGPAPKKSPESPLDRIEPYPEFSEKPLKGMFRAIAKNMDQSLEIPTATTVRDMPVKLMWENRAMINDHLKRTRGGKISFTHILGWAIVKAVQIHPDMNIRYEVQDGKPTAVQPEHINLGLAIDLPQKDGSRALVVAAIKDCENKSFTEFVDSYEDIVTRSRKNKLTMDDFSGVSINLTNPGGIGTRHSIARLTKGSGSIIGVGSMDYPAEFAGASTDRLADLGVGRLVTLTSTYDHRVIQGAESGEFLRTISQLIVDHKFWDEIFQEMGIPYQPFRWAQDVPNKGIDKNTRVMSLIESYRSRGHLIADVNPLGWAQPGLPIPDHRDLDMETHGLTIWDLDRTFNVGGFGGKESMQLREVLSRLRSAYTLKVGTEYAHILDRDEREWLRDRLEAGMPKPTNAEQKYILQKVNAAEAFENFLQTKYVGQKRFSLEGAEALIPLMDSVIDTAAGQGLDEVVIGMPHRGRLNVLFNIVGKPLAQLFAEFDGNFKGGQAGGSGDVKYHLGASGEHLQMFGDGEIKVTLTANPSHLEAVDPVLVGMARAKQDILDKGHDGYSVVPLMLHGDASFAGLGVIQETINLSQLRGYTTGGTVHIVVNNQIGFTTTPDSSRSTYYSTDLAKGFDCPVFHVNGDDPEAVVWVGQLATEYRRRFGKDVFIDLLCYRLRGHNEADDPSMTQPVLYDKINDHRGVRESYTEDLIGRGDLSSEDAEAAARDFHDQMESVFAEVKEAEKKGPQEQEGITTSQALTRGLDTSITADEMRALGQSYLDTPEGFEYHKRVGKVAQERAKASIEGGIDWGWGELIAFGSLANEGKLVRLAGEDSRRGTFTQRHAIAFDPNSGEEFNPLNQLATERGNGGKFLPYNSALTEFAGMGFEYGYSLGNQDAVVVWEAQFGDFANGAQTIIDEYVSSGEAKWGQTSSLILLLPHGYEGQGPDHSSARIERFLQLCAEGSMTVAQPTTPANHFHLLRRQALGEMKRPLVVFSPKSMLRNKAAYSSIEEFTDVNSFTSVINDPNLVDRDGNVIGDAEKVKTIMLVSGKIYYDLEKKRAADGRDDIAIVRIEMLHPIPFNRLRDAFESYPNATQVRFVQDEPANQGPWPFYNEHLRDLIPDMPEMVRVSRRSQSSTATGIAKVHQLEQKNLLDEAFDI; encoded by the coding sequence ATGAGGCGAGCACCTGCCGTGAGCAACTCGAGCATCTATGGCCCCAATGCGTGGCTGATTGACGAACAGTTCCAGCAGTATTCCAAGGATCCCAACTCCGTAGACAAGGAGTGGCGAGAGTTCTTTGAGAAGAACGGTGCCCCAAAGAAGCAGGCTGAAGCGGCACAGTCCGCACCAAAGGCCAGCGCTAAAAAGGACGCCCCACAGCAGTCGAAGGCGAAAGCTACGGAAGGCGAGCCTACTGCAACTAAGCAAGCAGCACGCAAGACCGTAGTCGATGCTAGCGCTGAAGAAGCTAAGACCATTCAAAAGGCTCCAAGCCCAGTTGGTCCGGCTCCTAAGAAGAGCCCTGAATCTCCTCTAGACCGTATTGAGCCTTACCCAGAATTTTCTGAAAAGCCTCTTAAGGGCATGTTCCGCGCTATTGCGAAGAACATGGACCAGTCGCTAGAGATCCCAACCGCAACCACCGTGCGCGATATGCCGGTGAAGTTGATGTGGGAAAACCGCGCGATGATCAACGACCACCTCAAGCGCACCCGCGGTGGCAAGATCTCCTTTACCCACATTCTTGGCTGGGCCATTGTTAAGGCTGTTCAGATCCATCCAGATATGAACATCCGTTACGAAGTTCAGGACGGCAAGCCAACCGCCGTCCAACCAGAACACATCAACTTAGGTCTTGCAATTGACTTGCCGCAAAAGGATGGGTCCCGCGCGCTTGTCGTTGCAGCTATTAAAGACTGTGAAAACAAGTCCTTTACTGAGTTCGTTGATTCCTACGAAGACATTGTCACCCGTTCCCGCAAGAACAAGTTGACGATGGATGACTTCTCTGGCGTTTCCATTAACTTGACCAACCCAGGTGGTATTGGTACCCGTCACTCCATTGCTCGTTTGACTAAGGGTTCCGGCTCCATCATTGGTGTTGGTTCCATGGATTACCCAGCGGAGTTCGCTGGCGCTTCCACCGACCGCTTGGCAGACCTCGGCGTCGGCCGTCTGGTTACCTTGACCTCCACCTATGACCACCGCGTCATCCAGGGTGCAGAGTCCGGTGAGTTCCTGCGTACCATTTCCCAGCTCATTGTTGATCACAAGTTCTGGGATGAAATCTTCCAGGAAATGGGTATTCCTTACCAGCCTTTCCGCTGGGCACAGGATGTTCCAAACAAGGGCATCGACAAGAACACCCGTGTCATGTCCCTCATCGAGTCCTACCGCTCCCGCGGTCACTTGATTGCCGATGTCAACCCACTGGGCTGGGCACAACCGGGACTTCCTATTCCAGATCACCGCGACCTGGATATGGAAACCCATGGCCTGACCATCTGGGATCTGGACCGCACCTTCAACGTTGGTGGATTTGGTGGCAAGGAGTCCATGCAGCTGCGTGAGGTACTCTCTCGCCTGCGCTCTGCCTACACCCTCAAGGTTGGTACCGAATACGCGCATATCCTCGATCGCGATGAGCGCGAGTGGCTGCGTGACCGCCTCGAAGCTGGCATGCCTAAGCCGACCAACGCTGAGCAGAAGTACATCCTGCAGAAGGTCAACGCTGCAGAAGCTTTCGAAAACTTCCTGCAGACCAAGTACGTCGGCCAAAAGCGCTTCTCCCTTGAGGGCGCTGAAGCACTGATTCCTTTGATGGACTCCGTCATTGACACCGCTGCGGGTCAGGGCCTCGATGAAGTTGTCATCGGTATGCCTCACCGTGGCCGTCTGAATGTCTTGTTCAACATCGTTGGCAAGCCACTGGCACAGCTGTTTGCTGAGTTCGACGGTAACTTCAAGGGTGGCCAGGCTGGTGGCTCCGGTGACGTGAAGTACCACTTGGGTGCCTCCGGCGAGCACTTGCAGATGTTCGGCGACGGCGAAATCAAGGTCACCTTGACCGCTAACCCATCCCACCTGGAAGCAGTAGACCCGGTCTTGGTTGGTATGGCTCGCGCAAAGCAGGACATCCTGGACAAGGGCCACGACGGCTACTCCGTTGTTCCTTTGATGCTGCACGGCGATGCTTCTTTCGCTGGTCTAGGCGTTATCCAGGAGACCATCAACTTGTCCCAGCTGCGTGGCTACACCACCGGCGGTACCGTACACATTGTGGTCAACAACCAGATTGGTTTCACCACCACTCCTGATTCTTCCCGCTCGACCTACTACTCCACCGACTTGGCTAAGGGCTTTGATTGCCCGGTCTTCCACGTCAACGGTGATGACCCAGAAGCAGTTGTTTGGGTAGGCCAGTTGGCGACCGAGTACCGTCGTCGCTTCGGCAAGGACGTCTTCATTGACCTGCTGTGCTACCGCCTGCGCGGTCACAATGAGGCTGACGATCCTTCCATGACCCAGCCAGTTCTCTACGACAAGATCAACGATCACCGCGGTGTTCGCGAGTCCTACACCGAAGACCTCATCGGCCGTGGCGACCTGTCCTCTGAGGACGCAGAAGCTGCTGCACGAGACTTCCACGACCAGATGGAATCCGTCTTCGCAGAAGTTAAGGAAGCAGAGAAGAAGGGCCCACAGGAGCAGGAAGGCATTACCACTTCTCAGGCTCTGACCCGTGGACTTGATACCTCGATTACTGCCGATGAGATGCGTGCCCTCGGCCAGTCCTACCTGGATACCCCAGAAGGATTCGAATACCACAAGCGCGTGGGCAAGGTTGCCCAAGAGCGTGCCAAGGCTTCCATCGAAGGTGGCATTGACTGGGGCTGGGGCGAGCTCATCGCTTTCGGTTCTTTGGCTAATGAAGGCAAGCTTGTTCGTCTCGCCGGTGAGGATTCCCGTCGTGGTACCTTCACCCAGCGTCACGCAATTGCTTTCGATCCAAACAGCGGTGAAGAATTCAACCCACTCAACCAGCTCGCTACCGAGCGCGGCAACGGCGGTAAGTTCCTGCCTTATAACTCCGCGCTGACCGAGTTTGCTGGCATGGGCTTCGAATACGGCTACTCCCTGGGTAACCAGGACGCAGTCGTAGTTTGGGAAGCACAGTTCGGTGACTTCGCTAACGGTGCTCAGACCATCATCGATGAGTACGTATCCTCCGGTGAAGCAAAGTGGGGCCAGACCTCTTCTCTGATCCTTCTTCTGCCACACGGTTACGAAGGCCAGGGTCCTGACCACTCTTCCGCTCGTATCGAGCGCTTCCTGCAGCTGTGTGCTGAGGGGTCCATGACTGTTGCACAGCCAACGACCCCAGCTAACCACTTCCACTTGCTGCGCCGTCAGGCTCTGGGTGAGATGAAGCGTCCACTGGTTGTCTTCTCTCCAAAGTCGATGCTGCGTAACAAGGCTGCTTACTCCTCCATCGAAGAGTTCACCGACGTTAACTCCTTTACCTCCGTCATCAACGATCCAAACTTGGTGGACCGTGACGGTAATGTCATCGGCGATGCAGAGAAGGTCAAGACCATCATGCTAGTCTCCGGCAAGATCTACTACGACTTGGAAAAGAAGCGCGCTGCCGATGGCCGCGACGACATCGCCATTGTTCGTATCGAGATGCTGCACCCAATTCCGTTCAACCGTCTGCGTGATGCATTCGAGTCCTACCCGAATGCCACCCAGGTCCGCTTCGTTCAGGATGAGCCAGCTAACCAGGGTCCATGGCCGTTCTACAACGAGCACCTGCGCGATCTGATTCCAGATATGCCAGAAATGGTTCGCGTATCCCGCCGCTCGCAGTCCTCGACTGCAACCGGTATTGCAAAGGTTCACCAGCTTGAGCAGAAGAACCTACTCGACGAGGCCTTCGACATCTAG